One window of Leucobacter komagatae genomic DNA carries:
- a CDS encoding helix-turn-helix domain-containing protein — MQRPILTPHATGGASPLTTADAEVADLQWWGHDPHSHDAPQLLYAASGSCTVEVEGVEFRADQGTAVWIAAHAEHSARFDDEFVPISVLPAPDRPGPSSACALAIDERLRTLLLRYARVDDFAALGQLIDRIQDAPELAQQEAPLTIPRGRLTGPIAAAFEADPSHDSTLDEWALTLHCSVTSLRRAFLAETGLSFTEWRTRFRVEQAIPLLERGAQVSLVAARVGMTHNGFTNAFRRTLGHTPVAHRAA, encoded by the coding sequence ATGCAGCGCCCAATCCTCACCCCACACGCCACCGGCGGCGCCAGCCCGCTCACCACCGCAGACGCTGAGGTCGCCGACCTCCAGTGGTGGGGGCACGACCCGCACAGCCACGACGCCCCGCAACTGCTCTATGCCGCGAGCGGCTCATGCACAGTCGAGGTCGAAGGCGTCGAGTTCCGGGCTGACCAGGGTACTGCGGTCTGGATCGCGGCGCACGCCGAACACAGCGCACGGTTCGACGACGAGTTCGTGCCCATCAGCGTACTGCCCGCACCTGACCGTCCGGGGCCCTCGTCCGCGTGCGCGCTGGCGATCGATGAGAGGCTTCGCACGCTGTTGCTCCGCTATGCCAGAGTCGATGACTTCGCTGCGCTCGGGCAGCTCATCGATCGGATCCAGGATGCCCCCGAGTTGGCCCAGCAGGAGGCCCCGCTCACTATCCCGCGAGGGCGCCTCACCGGCCCCATAGCTGCGGCGTTCGAAGCAGACCCGTCACATGACAGCACACTCGACGAATGGGCCCTGACCCTCCACTGCAGCGTCACTTCGCTCCGACGTGCCTTCCTCGCAGAGACTGGCCTCAGCTTCACAGAGTGGCGCACCCGTTTCCGAGTCGAACAGGCGATTCCGCTCCTTGAGCGGGGCGCGCAGGTCAGCCTCGTTGCGGCACGGGTCGGCATGACCCACAACGGGTTCACGAACGCGTTCCGGCGCACACTCGGCCACACCCCGGTTGCGCACCGGGCCGCCTAA
- a CDS encoding sensor histidine kinase yields MRHRWRPNLRTRITLTLVAVAVGVAATTAGALVWNARLIILESRQAAIYDVLRVESKVAAEGLPENPTETDLAIAAEEFSVPAILINLRTSESGGTLALNEIPEYLLETLVDGGGMSAYERESKYGFLTFTAGLIVNPGDGGDPIAAFGMFDMQSQQEEIDRLVNLGLAVGVVFVAAAAIVGLVVGRQLGRPLDQLVEVADGLGSPEPSPVVDTGYPDVNVVLDAMRNSEARLQSTIVRLEQSEAASRQLVADVAHELRTPLATLVAVSDILADTEAATTENRREAGEIAARSATHLTTLTNDILEMSRFDSKQAEVVRRPVDVNELWAGLQESSRWQGVSFELFGEPTIQTDAVRLRLIVSNLVNNALRHGEAPVQVTAWVQSGRLTVTVADAGPGVAPEHEARVFNRFYKANSARSDSNESSGLGLAIVRENARLLGGEAWLVPGPSSVFAVWVPAG; encoded by the coding sequence ATGAGGCATCGCTGGCGGCCGAACCTCCGCACCCGCATCACACTCACGCTCGTCGCGGTTGCGGTGGGGGTCGCCGCGACGACGGCGGGCGCGCTCGTGTGGAACGCGCGGCTCATCATCTTGGAGTCGCGGCAGGCGGCGATCTATGACGTGCTGCGGGTTGAGTCGAAGGTCGCAGCCGAGGGGCTACCCGAGAACCCCACGGAGACCGATCTCGCTATCGCGGCCGAGGAGTTCTCGGTTCCCGCGATCCTCATCAACCTGCGCACCTCGGAGAGCGGCGGCACGCTCGCCCTCAACGAGATCCCTGAGTACCTGCTCGAGACCCTCGTCGACGGCGGCGGGATGTCGGCCTACGAGCGCGAGAGCAAATACGGGTTCCTCACGTTCACGGCAGGTCTTATCGTGAACCCGGGCGACGGGGGCGACCCGATCGCGGCGTTCGGGATGTTCGACATGCAGTCGCAACAGGAGGAGATTGACAGGCTTGTGAACCTCGGGCTCGCCGTCGGCGTGGTGTTCGTCGCCGCGGCCGCAATTGTGGGCCTCGTCGTCGGGCGCCAGCTCGGCAGACCCCTCGACCAGCTCGTCGAGGTCGCCGACGGCCTGGGCAGCCCCGAGCCGTCGCCCGTTGTTGACACTGGCTACCCTGACGTGAACGTCGTGCTCGACGCGATGCGAAACTCGGAGGCCCGGCTGCAATCGACGATCGTGCGGCTCGAACAGAGCGAGGCAGCCTCGCGGCAGCTCGTCGCAGACGTCGCCCACGAGCTTCGCACCCCGCTCGCGACCCTCGTCGCGGTGTCTGACATCCTTGCCGACACGGAGGCCGCGACGACCGAGAACCGGCGCGAGGCAGGCGAGATCGCGGCGCGCAGTGCCACGCACCTCACCACTCTCACGAACGACATCCTTGAGATGTCGCGCTTCGACTCAAAGCAGGCGGAGGTCGTGCGGCGCCCCGTCGACGTGAACGAGCTGTGGGCGGGGCTGCAAGAGAGCAGCAGGTGGCAGGGTGTGTCGTTCGAGCTGTTCGGCGAACCCACAATCCAGACCGACGCGGTGAGGCTGCGGCTCATCGTCTCGAACCTGGTGAACAACGCGCTGCGCCACGGCGAAGCCCCCGTCCAGGTCACCGCCTGGGTGCAGTCGGGGCGCCTGACGGTGACTGTCGCCGACGCCGGGCCCGGGGTTGCCCCCGAGCACGAGGCGCGAGTCTTCAACCGGTTCTACAAAGCCAACTCGGCGCGCTCGGACTCGAACGAGTCGAGCGGGCTCGGCCTCGCGATCGTGCGTGAGAACGCGCGCCTGCTCGGAGGCGAGGCCTGGCTGGTGCCGGGACCCAGTAGCGTCTTCGCGGTGTGGGTCCCGGCAGGGTAG
- a CDS encoding response regulator transcription factor, with protein MLKILVVEDNPELAQAYRLALSQRGHDVQIEGTGAGGARAAIADEPDVVLLDLMLPDIDGFSVCRHIRQDSDVPIIMLTARDDDGDVIGGLDSGADDYVVKPVSPGVLEARIRAVVRSRQPAAQESAPATVLEYEGLRVDLGSLEVTRDGVELELSPNELRLLMVLLEHQGQVLSREQLLDRAWGTAAAGDLRLVNAAVQRLRQKIEADPAEPQLLRTVRGFGYRLG; from the coding sequence ATGCTGAAGATCCTCGTGGTCGAAGATAACCCCGAGCTCGCGCAGGCGTACCGGCTCGCGCTGAGCCAGCGGGGTCATGACGTGCAGATCGAGGGGACGGGCGCCGGTGGCGCGCGGGCGGCAATCGCCGACGAACCCGACGTCGTGCTGCTCGACCTCATGCTGCCGGACATCGACGGGTTCAGCGTCTGCAGGCACATCCGGCAGGATTCCGATGTGCCGATCATCATGCTTACCGCGCGCGATGACGACGGCGACGTGATCGGCGGCCTCGACTCGGGCGCCGACGACTACGTCGTAAAACCGGTCTCGCCCGGCGTGCTTGAGGCGCGCATTCGCGCCGTGGTGCGGAGCAGGCAGCCGGCGGCGCAGGAGTCGGCGCCCGCGACCGTGCTTGAGTACGAGGGCCTGCGCGTCGACCTCGGGTCGCTCGAGGTCACCCGCGACGGGGTCGAGCTTGAGCTGTCGCCGAACGAGCTGCGGCTGCTCATGGTGCTCCTCGAACACCAGGGCCAGGTGCTCAGCCGCGAACAGCTGCTCGACCGCGCGTGGGGCACCGCCGCGGCGGGAGATCTGCGGCTCGTGAACGCGGCGGTCCAGCGGCTGCGGCAGAAGATCGAGGCTGACCCGGCGGAGCCGCAGCTGCTGCGCACCGTGCGCGGCTTCGGGTATCGGCTCGGCTGA
- a CDS encoding D-alanine--D-alanine ligase family protein, with amino-acid sequence MSRARHVLVIGGGANSEHDVSLGSAAAVRDALLASGHLVTGLTIRRDGSWETPSGARLGVAAAIQRLRESDVVFPALHGEGTEDGTIAGLLETIGVPYVGSGVRAGALAMDKWAAKLIAEKLGVATAAGVLIDGASEHGDPAAVRLPVVVKPVASGSSYGAARVERAEDLRSAIAAAQAYDPRVLIEEFVTAREIDVAVMRLASGEIHVAPALEIGKDAQQLFDTALKYDQAPDFRVPAELPPAVAESLGRAARVIYDAVGCAGVARVDFFVRGEEIIFNEINTMPGMTEHSQVPRMFAVDGVTFAELTARLVEAAFARSVRAVQLT; translated from the coding sequence ATGAGCCGGGCCAGGCATGTCCTCGTTATCGGGGGTGGGGCGAACTCCGAGCATGACGTCTCGCTCGGGTCGGCCGCCGCAGTGCGAGACGCGTTGCTCGCGAGCGGGCACCTTGTCACCGGGCTGACGATTCGGCGTGACGGCAGCTGGGAGACGCCGTCGGGCGCGAGGCTCGGGGTCGCCGCGGCGATCCAACGCTTGCGGGAGAGCGACGTCGTGTTCCCCGCGCTGCACGGCGAGGGGACAGAGGACGGCACGATTGCTGGCCTGCTCGAGACGATCGGCGTACCCTACGTCGGTTCGGGGGTGCGCGCGGGCGCGCTTGCGATGGATAAGTGGGCGGCGAAGCTCATCGCCGAGAAACTCGGGGTAGCGACCGCGGCGGGCGTGCTCATCGACGGTGCCAGCGAGCACGGCGACCCAGCTGCCGTGCGGCTTCCCGTCGTGGTGAAGCCGGTCGCATCGGGCTCCAGCTACGGCGCGGCGCGCGTTGAGCGCGCGGAGGATCTTCGCTCGGCGATCGCGGCCGCGCAGGCCTACGATCCGCGCGTGCTCATCGAGGAGTTCGTGACGGCCCGCGAGATCGATGTCGCCGTCATGCGGCTCGCGAGCGGGGAGATCCACGTCGCGCCTGCGCTCGAAATCGGGAAGGACGCGCAGCAGCTGTTCGACACGGCCTTGAAGTACGACCAGGCGCCCGACTTTCGGGTGCCGGCCGAGCTGCCGCCTGCGGTGGCGGAGTCGCTCGGCCGTGCCGCGCGCGTGATCTACGACGCGGTCGGTTGCGCGGGTGTCGCGCGGGTCGATTTCTTCGTGCGGGGCGAGGAAATCATCTTCAACGAGATCAACACGATGCCCGGAATGACCGAGCACTCGCAGGTGCCGCGTATGTTTGCTGTAGACGGCGTGACGTTTGCGGAGCTGACTGCGCGTCTGGTGGAGGCCGCGTTCGCGCGCAGCGTGCGGGCCGTGCAGCTGACTTGA
- the alr gene encoding alanine racemase has protein sequence MIAVAPPRTGMPPAEHRLAEIFVDRRAIAHNVRYFSWVTQTPVMAVVKADAFGHGDIAEIALANGATWIGVATIPEALRLREQGIAAPILSWLNPVDADWAAATAQQVDVAVTSLEQLYAIAAAAGEAGGTARVHLHLDVGMSRDGAPTEIWSALCESARALEEAGRVRVVGVMGHLSSADDPESAQNDIERLRFVNGVRAAHRRGLTPSELHLAASAGALHRPDSRFTLSRIGAGLYGIDPAGRAELTPALTLTAPVAQLRRVGGGVGVGYGHDYTTVEATTLAVLPLGYGDGLPRAAQGRAEVSIRGHRFPIVGRISMDQVVVDVGNAQLELGDVALVMGPGGRGEPTVREWAAWSGTIEHELVTRLGVRSSRVLRTSDARWAR, from the coding sequence ATGATCGCCGTGGCCCCGCCGCGCACGGGGATGCCCCCGGCCGAGCACAGGCTCGCAGAGATCTTCGTCGACCGCCGGGCGATCGCTCACAACGTCAGGTACTTCAGCTGGGTCACCCAAACCCCGGTGATGGCCGTGGTGAAAGCTGACGCCTTCGGGCACGGCGACATCGCGGAGATCGCGCTTGCGAACGGGGCGACGTGGATCGGGGTCGCGACGATCCCTGAGGCGCTCCGGCTCCGCGAGCAGGGGATCGCGGCGCCCATACTCAGCTGGCTCAATCCCGTCGATGCCGACTGGGCGGCGGCGACCGCTCAGCAGGTCGACGTCGCGGTCACGAGCCTTGAGCAGCTCTACGCGATCGCAGCCGCTGCGGGCGAAGCCGGTGGCACCGCGCGGGTCCACCTTCACCTCGACGTCGGAATGTCCCGTGATGGCGCCCCCACCGAGATCTGGTCGGCACTGTGTGAGTCGGCGCGAGCGCTCGAGGAGGCCGGACGGGTGAGGGTCGTCGGCGTCATGGGGCACCTCTCAAGCGCGGACGACCCAGAGAGCGCGCAGAACGACATCGAGCGCTTGAGATTCGTGAACGGCGTGCGCGCCGCGCACCGTCGGGGCCTCACCCCGAGCGAGCTGCACCTTGCGGCGTCGGCCGGGGCGCTGCACCGGCCCGACTCGCGCTTCACGCTGAGTCGCATCGGCGCGGGCCTCTACGGCATCGACCCTGCCGGGCGCGCCGAGCTGACACCGGCGCTCACGCTCACCGCCCCCGTCGCCCAGCTGCGCAGGGTCGGGGGCGGCGTCGGTGTGGGGTATGGGCACGACTACACGACCGTCGAAGCGACGACGCTCGCGGTTTTGCCGCTCGGGTACGGCGACGGGCTACCGCGCGCGGCGCAGGGTCGCGCTGAGGTGAGTATTCGGGGGCACCGGTTCCCGATTGTTGGAAGGATTTCGATGGATCAGGTGGTGGTTGATGTGGGAAACGCGCAGCTGGAGCTCGGCGACGTCGCGCTCGTGATGGGGCCGGGCGGCCGGGGCGAGCCGACGGTTCGTGAGTGGGCGGCATGGTCGGGCACGATCGAGCACGAGCTCGTGACTCGGCTCGGCGTGCGCAGTAGCCGCGTGCTGCGTACCTCTGACGCGAGGTGGGCGCGATGA
- a CDS encoding M15 family metallopeptidase — translation MTRLPRETYVSPKQHGFPYPSSAVQRRRRAVAISAAVVAAAGIAVAVVVALMASVTSLPGIASANDAGPLGNAAAPADGETGAIDMYEPISPFDDGHPAVARLDPALRDAIQAAATDAEADGIVIELTSGWRSSDYQALLLRDAIDDYGSEEAAREFVSTPEASNHVTGQAVDIARVDPALWIEQYGNAYGLCRVFANESWHFELATTPGGECPPMLSDASEIS, via the coding sequence GTGACGAGACTTCCCCGAGAAACCTACGTTTCCCCCAAGCAGCACGGCTTTCCCTACCCTTCTTCGGCGGTTCAGCGGCGACGTCGTGCCGTCGCCATTTCCGCGGCGGTCGTCGCCGCCGCCGGAATCGCTGTTGCGGTCGTCGTCGCCCTGATGGCCTCAGTGACGAGCTTGCCGGGCATCGCGAGTGCGAACGACGCCGGCCCGCTGGGAAACGCGGCGGCACCCGCCGACGGCGAGACCGGTGCGATCGACATGTACGAGCCGATTTCGCCGTTCGACGATGGGCACCCGGCGGTGGCGCGGCTTGACCCAGCGCTGCGTGACGCAATTCAGGCTGCGGCAACCGACGCTGAGGCCGACGGCATCGTCATCGAGCTCACGTCAGGGTGGCGCAGCTCCGACTACCAGGCGCTGCTCTTGCGGGACGCGATCGACGACTACGGCAGCGAGGAAGCCGCGCGGGAGTTCGTAAGCACGCCAGAGGCGTCAAACCACGTCACGGGCCAGGCCGTTGACATCGCCAGGGTCGACCCGGCGCTGTGGATCGAGCAGTACGGCAACGCCTATGGCCTCTGCCGTGTGTTTGCGAACGAGAGCTGGCACTTCGAGCTGGCGACAACGCCGGGCGGCGAGTGCCCCCCGATGCTCTCCGATGCGAGCGAGATCTCATGA
- a CDS encoding SDR family NAD(P)-dependent oxidoreductase has protein sequence MSVLIVGASRGLGRALAAGLAHAGHEVVGVARTVPEGETSETRWIAADLARPSEAAERIAAGAGPEVDTIIWNVGIWERDAFSAAYDFTAPGAEHDAEIETLITTNVTAAVVVLRRLLPALLRHEQRRVIITGSTSGLRGSGRPEVAFGASKHAIHGIADALREGYRAERLAVTTLQLGYLNTEDGLDVPEREAAERGAGTLIPVHDVVKVVRTLLELSPVAFVRDLTLPAILDERF, from the coding sequence ATGTCAGTCTTGATCGTTGGAGCGAGCCGTGGACTGGGGCGCGCGCTCGCCGCAGGCCTCGCTCATGCGGGCCACGAGGTCGTCGGGGTCGCGCGAACGGTGCCCGAGGGCGAGACGAGCGAGACGCGCTGGATCGCGGCGGATCTCGCTCGGCCGAGCGAAGCCGCGGAGCGTATCGCCGCGGGCGCGGGACCCGAGGTCGACACGATCATCTGGAACGTCGGGATCTGGGAGCGGGACGCTTTTAGCGCCGCGTACGATTTCACCGCTCCTGGGGCTGAACACGACGCAGAGATCGAGACGCTCATCACGACGAATGTGACGGCCGCCGTAGTCGTGCTGCGGCGGCTGCTCCCTGCGCTGCTCCGCCACGAGCAGCGCCGCGTGATCATCACCGGCTCGACGTCGGGGCTGCGGGGAAGTGGGCGGCCCGAGGTTGCGTTCGGCGCCTCGAAGCACGCCATCCATGGGATCGCCGACGCGCTGCGCGAGGGGTACCGGGCCGAGCGGCTCGCCGTGACGACGTTGCAGCTTGGCTACTTGAACACCGAGGACGGGCTCGATGTGCCCGAGCGGGAGGCGGCGGAGCGCGGGGCGGGCACGCTCATTCCCGTCCACGACGTCGTCAAGGTCGTGCGCACCCTGCTCGAGCTGTCGCCCGTGGCGTTCGTGCGAGACCTGACGCTGCCCGCGATCCTTGACGAGCGGTTCTGA
- a CDS encoding superoxide dismutase: MSVYTLPDLPYDYSALAPHISGRIMELHHSKHHQAYVTGANTALEQLAEARESGNLANVNKLEKDLAFNLGGHINHSIFWENLSPNGGGEPEGDLAEALGTHFGSIEQFRAHFTATAMGVQGSGWSVLAWDELGKRPVIFQLFDQQGNAPLGVTPLLQLDVWEHAYYLDYENVRADYVKAFWNLVNWEDVARRFAAVQK; this comes from the coding sequence ATGTCTGTTTACACTCTCCCCGACCTGCCCTACGATTACAGCGCGCTCGCGCCGCACATCTCGGGCCGCATCATGGAGCTGCACCACTCGAAGCACCATCAGGCGTACGTGACGGGCGCGAACACCGCGCTCGAGCAGCTCGCGGAGGCCCGCGAGTCAGGCAACCTCGCGAACGTGAACAAGCTTGAGAAGGATCTCGCGTTCAACCTCGGTGGCCACATCAACCACAGCATCTTCTGGGAGAACCTGTCGCCGAACGGCGGCGGCGAGCCCGAGGGCGACCTCGCAGAGGCGCTCGGCACGCACTTCGGTTCGATCGAGCAGTTCCGCGCGCACTTCACCGCCACGGCCATGGGCGTGCAGGGCTCGGGCTGGTCGGTGCTCGCGTGGGATGAGCTGGGGAAGCGCCCAGTGATCTTCCAGCTGTTTGACCAGCAGGGCAACGCGCCGCTCGGCGTCACCCCGCTGCTGCAGCTTGACGTGTGGGAGCACGCGTACTACCTCGACTACGAGAACGTGCGCGCCGACTATGTGAAGGCCTTCTGGAACCTCGTGAACTGGGAGGACGTTGCGCGCCGGTTCGCGGCTGTCCAGAAGTAA
- a CDS encoding flavin reductase family protein, with the protein MTHSIQEAQTTQKAQAVQEAQTTDATLANEFKAAFRYHPAGVALITAQTPEGPVGLTASSVASVAVDPAALVFSVTRTTGSAGLILAADTFLVHLLDAAHAGIAQEFAVSGGERFTPAQGWTTLETGEPHLPHARVALRARTMQQIAVGDSMLVVAEVLEIHTGPEDPAASVPMAYRDRAFTALGERL; encoded by the coding sequence ATGACACACTCGATCCAGGAAGCACAGACAACCCAGAAGGCCCAGGCTGTCCAGGAAGCACAGACAACCGACGCGACCCTCGCGAACGAGTTCAAAGCCGCGTTTCGCTACCACCCCGCCGGCGTCGCCCTCATCACCGCCCAGACGCCGGAAGGGCCGGTCGGCCTCACCGCGTCGAGCGTCGCCTCAGTCGCGGTTGACCCCGCTGCCCTCGTCTTCTCGGTGACGCGCACGACGGGCAGCGCTGGCCTCATCCTCGCCGCTGACACCTTTCTTGTGCACCTCCTCGATGCTGCGCACGCGGGTATCGCCCAAGAGTTCGCAGTCTCCGGCGGCGAGCGCTTCACCCCCGCGCAGGGGTGGACGACGCTCGAGACCGGTGAACCGCACCTGCCGCACGCCCGCGTTGCGCTCCGCGCCCGCACGATGCAGCAGATCGCGGTCGGCGACTCGATGCTCGTCGTCGCCGAGGTGCTCGAGATTCACACCGGGCCGGAGGATCCTGCGGCGAGCGTGCCGATGGCCTACCGAGATCGTGCGTTCACGGCGCTCGGCGAGCGACTCTAA
- a CDS encoding FAD-dependent oxidoreductase: protein MTPHRTVAIIGAGPAGVYAADILQGRDETVEIDLFEKLPAPYGLVRYGVSPDHPRIKKIQDALHDVLESPRIRLICNVEIGTDVTIDELREAYDAVVISTGADRDVDLNIPGADLPGSFGGADFVAWYDGHPDAPQEWQLDAESVAVIGAGNVALDVARMIITQPHQLTQTDIPDHVEAAFRQNPVRDLHLLIRRGPADVRFSPMELRELGARDDVDVIVDPADMELDEHAERMIAQFNQRRIIMKTLAEWANTDPATRTAARRVHLHFYQQPAQIIGAGDAGSERVTAIEMERTTPDELGRVTGTGETVTHNVGAVYRTIGYRSTPVPGVPFDEVSGTIPDAAGRVLGSDGAAIPGLYATGWIRRGPVGLIGSTKSDAAEAISSLLEDLAERPDVAPVGAADALRERLTAAVGWDGWLRIDEAERRLGEERGRERTKIVNRAELLDHAREMERSR, encoded by the coding sequence ATGACGCCACATCGAACCGTCGCTATCATCGGAGCCGGCCCCGCCGGCGTCTACGCAGCCGACATTCTGCAGGGGCGAGACGAGACCGTTGAGATCGATCTCTTTGAGAAACTCCCCGCGCCCTACGGGCTCGTGCGGTACGGCGTCTCGCCCGACCACCCCCGCATCAAGAAGATCCAGGACGCGCTGCACGACGTGCTCGAAAGCCCGCGCATCCGCCTCATCTGCAACGTGGAGATTGGCACCGACGTCACGATCGATGAGCTGCGCGAGGCCTACGACGCCGTCGTGATCTCGACCGGAGCCGACCGCGACGTCGACCTGAACATCCCCGGGGCAGACCTGCCCGGGTCGTTCGGCGGCGCCGACTTCGTCGCCTGGTACGACGGGCACCCCGACGCGCCCCAGGAGTGGCAGCTCGACGCCGAGTCGGTGGCCGTGATTGGCGCGGGCAACGTCGCACTCGACGTCGCCCGGATGATCATTACCCAGCCACACCAGCTCACACAGACCGACATTCCCGACCACGTCGAGGCGGCCTTCCGGCAGAACCCGGTGCGCGACTTGCACCTGCTCATCAGGCGCGGCCCCGCCGACGTGCGGTTCTCTCCGATGGAGCTGCGTGAGCTCGGCGCCAGGGACGATGTCGACGTCATCGTCGACCCCGCCGACATGGAGCTCGACGAGCACGCAGAGCGCATGATCGCGCAGTTCAACCAGCGCCGCATCATCATGAAGACGCTCGCTGAGTGGGCGAACACTGACCCCGCGACCCGCACCGCGGCCCGGCGCGTTCACCTGCACTTTTACCAGCAGCCCGCGCAGATCATCGGGGCAGGGGACGCCGGCAGCGAGCGCGTGACCGCGATCGAGATGGAGCGGACGACCCCGGACGAGCTCGGCCGAGTCACCGGAACGGGAGAGACAGTCACCCACAACGTCGGCGCCGTGTACCGCACCATCGGCTACCGGTCGACGCCCGTGCCCGGGGTGCCGTTCGACGAGGTGAGCGGCACGATCCCTGACGCCGCTGGCCGTGTCTTGGGCAGCGACGGGGCCGCGATCCCTGGCCTGTACGCGACCGGGTGGATCCGTCGCGGGCCCGTCGGGCTGATCGGCTCGACAAAATCTGATGCCGCCGAGGCCATCTCGAGCCTGCTCGAAGATCTCGCCGAGCGGCCCGACGTCGCACCGGTTGGGGCTGCCGACGCACTGCGTGAGCGGCTCACGGCCGCTGTCGGCTGGGACGGCTGGCTGCGCATCGACGAGGCTGAGCGACGGCTCGGCGAAGAACGCGGGCGCGAACGCACGAAGATCGTGAATCGCGCCGAGCTGCTTGACCACGCACGAGAGATGGAGCGCAGCCGATGA
- the fdxA gene encoding ferredoxin yields the protein MTYVIALPCVDLKDKACIDECPVDCIYEGDRMLYIHPDECVDCGACEPVCPVEAIYYEDDLPGEWQEYYGANVEFFDAVGAPGGAARTGPIPGDHPFIAALPPQESALA from the coding sequence GTGACATACGTCATCGCGCTGCCGTGCGTAGATCTCAAGGACAAAGCCTGTATCGACGAGTGCCCCGTCGACTGCATCTATGAGGGGGATCGGATGCTGTACATCCACCCTGACGAGTGCGTCGACTGCGGGGCCTGCGAGCCGGTGTGCCCGGTCGAGGCGATCTACTACGAAGACGACCTGCCGGGCGAGTGGCAGGAGTACTACGGTGCAAACGTCGAGTTCTTCGACGCCGTCGGAGCCCCGGGTGGCGCCGCCCGCACCGGCCCCATCCCCGGAGACCATCCCTTTATCGCGGCCCTACCACCTCAGGAGAGTGCACTGGCATGA
- the soxR gene encoding redox-sensitive transcriptional activator SoxR, which translates to MEPAHSPEELLSIGEMSRRTGVPVSALHYYERMELIASQRTAGNQRRFPRYMLRRVALISVAKRLGIPLEDVREAFADVPLSSPPTHEDWQRASREWKKVLEQRRKGIEQLEKELTGCIGCGCLSMKACSLLNPDDALGDTGAGARRIPV; encoded by the coding sequence ATGGAACCGGCCCACTCCCCCGAAGAACTACTCAGCATCGGCGAGATGAGCCGCCGCACTGGCGTCCCCGTGTCTGCCCTGCACTACTACGAGCGAATGGAACTCATCGCGTCGCAGCGCACGGCTGGCAACCAGCGCCGCTTCCCGAGGTACATGCTGCGCCGCGTCGCACTCATCTCGGTAGCGAAGCGGCTCGGGATCCCGCTCGAGGACGTGCGCGAAGCGTTCGCGGACGTTCCGCTCTCGAGCCCACCAACGCACGAGGATTGGCAGCGCGCCTCCCGCGAGTGGAAGAAGGTGCTGGAGCAGCGCAGGAAGGGCATCGAGCAGCTCGAGAAAGAGCTCACGGGCTGCATCGGCTGCGGCTGCCTCTCAATGAAGGCATGCTCGCTGCTCAACCCCGACGACGCGCTCGGCGACACGGGCGCGGGGGCTCGCCGCATCCCCGTGTAG